The Hymenobacter baengnokdamensis genome includes a region encoding these proteins:
- a CDS encoding IS630 family transposase, translating into MAAKKKSVHAAERDTQRVKELRRAFVEALQAEDFTCFKFVDETSTNLTYCRRYARAEGGQRARQATPLHGGPNVTLVAALTPNGLQAVMTLSGAVNGDVFAAYLDQVLGPTLRPGDVVVLDNLPAHKVAGLTELVEARGARLLYLPPYSPDFNPIELAFSKLKTWLRTAQARTREALESVIHDATNWITELDAKNWFDHCGYHVH; encoded by the coding sequence TTGGCGGCGAAAAAAAAGAGCGTCCATGCCGCCGAACGCGACACGCAACGGGTGAAGGAGCTGCGCCGAGCTTTTGTAGAGGCGCTGCAAGCCGAGGATTTTACCTGTTTTAAGTTCGTGGACGAGACCAGCACTAACCTGACGTATTGCCGCCGCTACGCCCGGGCCGAAGGCGGGCAGCGCGCCCGCCAGGCCACGCCCCTGCACGGCGGGCCCAACGTGACGCTGGTGGCGGCGCTGACGCCGAACGGGTTGCAAGCGGTCATGACCCTGAGCGGGGCCGTCAACGGGGACGTGTTTGCCGCCTACCTCGACCAGGTGCTCGGCCCCACGTTGCGGCCCGGCGACGTGGTCGTGCTCGACAACCTGCCGGCCCACAAAGTGGCCGGGCTGACCGAGCTCGTCGAAGCCCGCGGGGCCCGCCTGCTGTATTTGCCGCCCTACTCGCCCGATTTCAATCCCATCGAACTCGCCTTCAGCAAGCTCAAAACCTGGCTGCGCACCGCCCAGGCCCGCACCCGCGAGGCCCTGGAAAGCGTCATTCACGACGCCACCAATTGGATAACTGAGCTCGACGCGAAAAACTGGTTTGACCACTGTGGTTATCATGTACACTAA
- the radA gene encoding DNA repair protein RadA, translated as MAKARTVYFCQSCGAQSAKWIGRCPSCGEWNTYVEEVIQKETVATTTGQWKPASTVPGGNLNKAARSRPLADIQHEEEPRILTPDGELNRVLGGGLVPGSIVLIGGEPGIGKSTLMLQIALMMKQLRILYVSGEESEAQIKMRAERLADGQHANCYILTETNTQNIFRQVDQVQPNLLVIDSIQTMHSTLVESGAGSVSQVRECTAEFLKYAKETGVPVLLIGHITKDGSIAGPKILEHMVDTVLQFEGDRHLSYRILRTTKNRFGSTSELGIYEMQGTGLRQVSNPSEILLSQRAESLSGMAIGATLEGNRPLLVEVQALVTPATYGTPQRSSTGFDSKRLQMLLAVLEKRAGLRLGQHDVFLNIAGGLRLDDPALDAAVCAAVVSSLNDLPIPGDVCLAAEVGLSGEMRAVPRLDQRLAEAEKLGFREMYVSQFNGKNLADQDRAGLRIQAVSRLDEVLQGLFG; from the coding sequence ATGGCGAAGGCAAGAACCGTTTATTTCTGTCAGAGCTGCGGGGCGCAGTCGGCCAAGTGGATAGGGCGTTGCCCTTCGTGCGGCGAGTGGAACACCTACGTTGAAGAAGTTATTCAGAAGGAAACCGTGGCCACCACTACCGGCCAGTGGAAGCCCGCCAGCACCGTGCCCGGCGGCAACCTCAACAAAGCAGCCAGGTCGCGCCCCCTGGCTGATATTCAGCACGAAGAAGAGCCGCGCATTCTCACGCCCGACGGCGAGCTGAACCGCGTGCTGGGTGGTGGCCTCGTGCCGGGCTCCATTGTGCTCATTGGCGGCGAGCCAGGCATTGGCAAAAGTACGCTTATGCTTCAGATTGCCCTGATGATGAAGCAGCTACGTATTCTGTACGTGAGCGGCGAAGAAAGCGAGGCCCAGATAAAGATGCGGGCCGAGCGCCTGGCCGACGGCCAACACGCCAATTGCTACATATTAACTGAAACCAATACGCAGAATATTTTCCGGCAGGTAGACCAGGTGCAGCCCAACCTGCTCGTCATCGACTCTATCCAGACCATGCATTCGACGCTCGTGGAGAGCGGCGCGGGCTCGGTGAGCCAGGTGCGCGAGTGCACGGCCGAGTTTCTGAAATACGCCAAGGAAACCGGCGTGCCGGTGCTGCTCATCGGGCACATTACCAAGGATGGCAGCATTGCGGGCCCCAAGATTTTGGAGCACATGGTCGATACCGTGCTGCAGTTTGAGGGCGACCGGCACCTGAGCTACCGCATTTTGCGCACCACCAAAAACCGCTTTGGCAGCACTTCGGAGCTAGGCATTTACGAGATGCAGGGCACCGGCCTGCGGCAGGTGTCGAACCCGTCTGAGATTCTGCTTTCGCAACGCGCCGAAAGCCTGAGCGGCATGGCTATCGGGGCTACGCTGGAGGGCAACCGCCCGCTGCTGGTAGAAGTGCAGGCGCTCGTGACACCTGCCACCTACGGCACGCCCCAGCGTAGCAGCACGGGCTTCGACAGCAAGCGTCTGCAAATGCTGCTGGCCGTGCTCGAAAAACGCGCCGGCCTGCGCCTCGGCCAGCACGACGTGTTTCTGAACATCGCCGGTGGCCTGCGCCTCGACGACCCGGCGCTCGATGCGGCCGTGTGCGCCGCCGTGGTGTCATCGCTCAACGACCTGCCCATTCCCGGCGATGTGTGCCTGGCCGCCGAAGTTGGTCTCAGCGGGGAGATGCGCGCCGTGCCCCGCCTCGACCAGCGCCTGGCCGAAGCCGAGAAGCTGGGCTTCCGCGAAATGTACGTGTCGCAGTTCAACGGCAAGAACCTGGCCGACCAGGACCGCGCGGGTCTGCGCATTCAGGCAGTGAGCCGGCTCGATGAAGTGCTGCAAGGCCTGTTTGGGTAA
- a CDS encoding TlpA family protein disulfide reductase, with protein sequence MKLPFTCLVTWVLCWALALSAQAQSAGARPADVAGAAILTGRVTNPTTDTVAVSIRDSPFDAKERISYARLNEKGEFRLSVLLSGSTKADLVYGDAVADLFLDPGTDLDVRFKGDDLPGTVKFKANDVPTGFATKLRNNANLTDAQRHRQQMANANSYLAEFDEQFVSNDGFQVLPDNIQLYEAPFVSFLDYRIKHEQNFLEDRAARQSFTIDFYNYAKAEITYSNANDRLTFPDLREQVVSTEGRLTMTPGYYDFLRDPNLLNDQTAISNEQFQEFLLNYVHYMAAQQKHLRTDPDFYPFCYSLASKRLNGTMKLLTLGRILQESFRFGHVRQSSAMLADFRNLDSRKRFLPALDSDFSKHKALAIGAQAPDFRLLTAAGDSVRLSSFQGKLVYLNFWKSTNGLCLRDLAYAQDLNKRFEGKNIVFVNVALDELEAPWKQLVTIKKLPGVHVRAMGGMRSEIAKAYNLTEVPTYFLLGEDGTILNPKPKRMSSRAAVDEINQSFGKAGIYSAAVSQLSGSGAK encoded by the coding sequence ATGAAATTACCTTTTACCTGTCTAGTAACTTGGGTACTATGCTGGGCGCTGGCACTTTCTGCCCAGGCCCAATCGGCGGGGGCCCGGCCGGCCGACGTGGCCGGCGCGGCGATACTCACGGGTCGCGTCACCAATCCGACTACCGATACGGTAGCAGTTTCTATTCGCGACAGTCCGTTTGATGCCAAAGAGCGCATCAGCTATGCCCGCCTTAATGAGAAAGGTGAATTTCGGCTCAGTGTTTTGCTTAGCGGCTCTACAAAAGCTGATTTAGTATACGGCGACGCGGTTGCTGACCTGTTTTTGGACCCCGGCACTGACCTGGACGTGCGTTTTAAAGGTGACGATTTGCCCGGCACGGTTAAGTTTAAAGCCAATGATGTGCCTACCGGCTTTGCTACCAAGCTCCGTAACAACGCCAACCTGACCGACGCGCAGCGCCACCGCCAGCAGATGGCAAATGCCAACTCATACCTGGCTGAATTTGACGAGCAGTTTGTTTCGAACGACGGCTTTCAGGTCCTTCCCGATAATATTCAGCTCTATGAAGCCCCCTTTGTTTCGTTTCTTGACTATCGCATCAAGCATGAGCAAAACTTCCTGGAAGACCGGGCCGCGCGTCAATCCTTCACGATTGACTTTTATAACTATGCCAAGGCAGAAATAACTTATTCCAATGCCAACGACCGGCTCACTTTCCCCGATTTGCGCGAGCAGGTGGTGAGCACGGAAGGCCGGCTGACAATGACGCCGGGCTATTACGACTTCCTGCGTGACCCCAACCTGCTCAACGACCAGACGGCCATTAGCAACGAGCAGTTTCAGGAGTTTTTGCTCAACTACGTGCACTACATGGCGGCGCAGCAAAAGCACCTGCGTACCGACCCCGATTTCTATCCCTTTTGCTACTCGCTGGCCAGCAAGCGCCTGAATGGCACCATGAAGCTGCTTACGCTGGGTCGCATCCTGCAGGAGTCGTTTCGGTTTGGGCACGTGCGGCAGTCGTCGGCCATGCTCGCCGACTTCCGCAACCTGGACAGCCGCAAGCGCTTTCTGCCAGCGCTCGACAGCGATTTTAGCAAGCATAAAGCCCTGGCCATTGGTGCCCAGGCGCCCGATTTCCGGCTCCTGACGGCCGCTGGCGATTCGGTGCGCCTGAGCAGCTTTCAGGGCAAGCTGGTGTACCTAAACTTCTGGAAATCGACCAACGGCCTGTGCCTGCGCGACCTGGCCTATGCCCAGGACCTCAATAAGCGCTTTGAAGGTAAAAATATCGTGTTTGTCAACGTAGCGCTCGATGAGCTGGAGGCCCCCTGGAAACAGCTCGTTACTATCAAAAAGCTGCCGGGGGTGCATGTGCGGGCAATGGGTGGCATGCGCTCAGAAATAGCTAAAGCCTACAACCTCACCGAAGTACCGACCTATTTCCTGCTGGGCGAAGATGGCACCATCCTCAATCCCAAGCCCAAGCGCATGAGCAGCCGCGCCGCCGTAGACGAGATAAACCAGTCGTTTGGCAAGGCGGGTATCTACAGCGCGGCCGTGTCGCAGTTATCTGGCAGCGGAGCCAAGTAG
- a CDS encoding SPASM domain-containing protein has translation MRSTIRDSLSFLRKATPRRVLNAAQVVSSYMLSRFTGRARAWGLPIALAFEPTTSCNLRCPECPSGLRSFTRPTGMLPAELFKQTIDEVASRLWYLIFYFQGEPYLHPQFLDLVEYASKKGIYTATSTNAHFLNDQNARRTVESGLDRLIISLDGTTQEVYQQYRVGGKLEKVLAGTRNVVKWRKELNSSTPRIIFQFLVVRPNEHQIADAKALAQAMGVDDVWFKTAQIYDYQQGSPLIPTIDYYSRYANNGNGTFSLKNKLVNGCWKMWHSCVITWDGKVVPCCFDKDAEYRLGDRENESFRTLWHGQKYQGFRQALLKGRDQIEMCRNCTEGTRVWG, from the coding sequence ATGCGCTCCACTATCCGCGACAGCCTTTCCTTTTTGCGTAAAGCCACACCCAGGCGTGTGCTTAACGCCGCGCAGGTAGTATCGTCTTATATGCTGAGCCGCTTCACGGGGCGGGCGCGGGCCTGGGGCCTGCCCATAGCGCTGGCGTTTGAGCCAACTACCAGCTGCAACCTGCGCTGCCCCGAGTGCCCCAGCGGCCTGCGCTCGTTTACGCGGCCGACGGGTATGTTGCCGGCCGAGCTGTTCAAGCAAACGATTGACGAGGTAGCCAGCCGGTTGTGGTACCTCATTTTCTACTTTCAAGGCGAGCCGTATCTGCACCCGCAGTTTCTGGATTTGGTGGAGTATGCGAGTAAAAAGGGTATTTATACCGCCACCAGTACCAATGCCCACTTTCTCAACGACCAGAACGCGCGCCGCACGGTAGAAAGCGGGCTCGACCGCCTTATTATCTCGCTCGACGGCACTACCCAGGAGGTCTATCAGCAGTACCGCGTGGGGGGCAAGCTGGAAAAAGTACTGGCCGGCACCCGCAACGTGGTAAAGTGGCGTAAAGAGCTAAACAGCAGCACCCCACGAATTATTTTTCAGTTTTTGGTAGTGCGCCCCAATGAGCACCAGATAGCAGATGCCAAAGCGCTGGCCCAGGCGATGGGCGTAGACGATGTATGGTTTAAAACCGCGCAGATTTACGACTACCAGCAAGGCTCCCCGCTCATCCCGACCATCGATTACTATTCGCGGTATGCCAACAACGGCAATGGCACCTTTAGCCTGAAAAACAAGCTCGTGAACGGCTGCTGGAAAATGTGGCATTCCTGCGTGATAACCTGGGACGGTAAGGTAGTGCCCTGCTGCTTCGACAAAGACGCCGAATACCGGCTCGGCGACCGTGAAAACGAAAGCTTCCGCACGCTCTGGCACGGCCAGAAATACCAGGGTTTTCGCCAGGCCCTGCTCAAAGGGCGCGACCAGATAGAAATGTGCCGCAACTGCACCGAGGGTACAAGGGTATGGGGCTGA
- a CDS encoding FeoB-associated Cys-rich membrane protein has translation MNAQLLIIIALFAAALAYLGRRVWLTFAAKGQAGCAKGCGGACGAAIDVEALQRTIEARTEAR, from the coding sequence ATGAACGCTCAGCTGCTTATCATCATTGCGCTTTTTGCCGCGGCGCTGGCTTACCTGGGCCGGCGCGTATGGCTGACTTTTGCTGCCAAAGGCCAGGCTGGCTGCGCCAAAGGCTGCGGCGGTGCCTGTGGCGCCGCTATCGACGTTGAGGCCTTGCAGCGCACCATTGAGGCCCGCACGGAGGCCCGCTGA
- a CDS encoding inositol monophosphatase family protein, with translation MAPDLLQLSHSVAALCREAGAFIRQEVSNFDQSKIQQKGLHDLVSYVDKESEKRLVAGLQMLLPTAGFVTEEGTVANSDASVAYRWIIDPLDGTTNFIHGLPCFAVSVALARGNEPVLGVVYEVSRDECFRGAQGHGAFLNEQPIRVSSAATLNDSLIATGLPFYKFDHLDAYLRILTEYMQASRGLRRWGSAATDLAYVACGRFDSYFEFNINAYDVAAGILLVREAGGRVTQWLSDGDPVFNRETLATNAVLHDEMQAVMKRHWDASYQS, from the coding sequence ATGGCTCCCGACCTGCTCCAGCTCTCTCATTCCGTGGCTGCCCTTTGCCGCGAGGCGGGCGCTTTTATTCGCCAGGAAGTAAGCAATTTCGACCAAAGCAAAATTCAGCAAAAGGGTTTGCACGACCTGGTTTCCTACGTCGATAAGGAATCGGAAAAGCGTCTGGTAGCCGGCCTGCAAATGCTGCTGCCCACGGCCGGCTTCGTGACCGAAGAGGGCACCGTGGCTAACTCCGACGCCAGCGTGGCATACCGCTGGATTATCGACCCGCTCGATGGCACCACCAACTTTATTCATGGCCTGCCGTGCTTTGCCGTGAGCGTGGCCCTGGCGCGCGGCAATGAGCCGGTGCTGGGCGTGGTGTACGAGGTGAGCCGCGACGAGTGCTTCCGGGGGGCGCAGGGCCACGGTGCCTTCCTCAACGAACAGCCTATCCGCGTTAGCTCGGCCGCTACCCTCAACGATTCGCTTATTGCCACCGGCCTGCCCTTCTACAAGTTCGACCACCTCGATGCCTACCTGCGCATTCTGACTGAGTACATGCAGGCCTCGCGGGGGCTGCGGCGCTGGGGCTCGGCCGCGACCGACCTGGCCTACGTGGCCTGCGGGCGCTTCGACAGCTACTTCGAGTTCAATATCAATGCCTATGATGTGGCCGCCGGCATTTTGCTGGTGCGCGAGGCGGGCGGCCGGGTCACGCAGTGGCTGAGCGATGGCGACCCGGTATTCAACCGTGAAACTCTGGCAACCAATGCAGTACTACACGATGAAATGCAGGCAGTAATGAAACGCCACTGGGATGCGTCGTACCAGTCGTAA
- the lnt gene encoding apolipoprotein N-acyltransferase: MTTPPRSFWQRPLVLATLSALLLSGGWPPQPIGPLALTLFIGWIPYLLMERQLTLTKARKSRVFAHTYWLLLLWNALTTWWVSYSSLPAGIAAVVLNALLMCLPLMAFRQTKKRLGNRLGYLSLPIYWIAFEQLHLHWNLTWPWLTLGNGFAAAPEWVQWYEYTGFLGGSVWVWAVNMLFFSWILKNEKLKPEKEAGRSVSVNASVVKPQLLIFNSQFLIPLLVIILPIGLSYLIGAAYHEKGPTAEVVVVQPNLDPYNEKFAGGASFVSPNEQLTRFLTLSEQHLTPATRLIIWPETALEEPMWEKTIESSPKIQRIRAWLGWHPGVALLTGVTTIGSYPSKETASETARYRDDLGYFDTFNAGAYFASATAPIAFYHKSRLVPGVEKIPPVLTALVSHIDLGGYVGSYGSQAERTVFAAPASAPALRAAPIICYESIYGDFVSEYAHNGATLLALFTNDAWWHDSPGYRQLLRYGSLRCIETRRDLARAANTGFTGFINQKGEIFQLEPAWIPTASRGTVHLNDEVTFYARFGELIGRAAQLLAVLGLLAIVAWTLRVRRLTTNS; the protein is encoded by the coding sequence ATGACGACCCCGCCGCGTAGCTTCTGGCAGCGCCCCCTGGTGCTGGCTACCCTGAGCGCGCTGCTACTGAGCGGCGGCTGGCCTCCGCAGCCGATAGGCCCGCTGGCACTCACGCTCTTCATCGGCTGGATACCCTACCTGCTGATGGAGCGGCAGCTTACCCTGACCAAGGCGCGCAAGAGCCGCGTATTTGCCCATACCTACTGGCTGCTGCTGCTCTGGAACGCTCTCACTACCTGGTGGGTAAGCTATTCGTCGCTGCCCGCCGGCATTGCGGCCGTGGTGCTCAATGCCCTGCTGATGTGCCTGCCGCTCATGGCCTTCCGGCAAACCAAAAAGCGCTTGGGCAACCGCTTGGGCTACCTCTCGCTGCCCATCTACTGGATTGCCTTCGAGCAACTGCACCTGCACTGGAACCTTACCTGGCCCTGGCTCACGCTGGGCAACGGCTTTGCCGCCGCCCCCGAGTGGGTGCAGTGGTACGAGTACACGGGCTTCCTGGGCGGCTCGGTGTGGGTGTGGGCAGTTAATATGCTATTCTTTAGCTGGATACTTAAAAACGAAAAGTTAAAACCTGAAAAGGAAGCCGGGCGGTCAGTCAGTGTGAATGCCAGCGTAGTAAAGCCCCAGCTTTTAATTTTTAATTCTCAATTTTTAATTCCCCTGCTGGTCATTATCCTGCCCATTGGCCTTTCTTACCTCATCGGGGCGGCTTACCACGAAAAAGGCCCTACGGCCGAAGTAGTAGTGGTGCAGCCCAACCTCGACCCCTACAATGAGAAGTTTGCAGGGGGAGCCAGCTTTGTCTCACCAAACGAGCAGCTCACGCGCTTTCTCACGCTCTCCGAGCAGCACCTGACGCCCGCTACGCGGCTGATTATCTGGCCCGAAACTGCTCTGGAAGAGCCGATGTGGGAAAAAACGATTGAAAGCAGCCCCAAAATTCAGCGCATCCGGGCGTGGCTGGGGTGGCATCCGGGCGTGGCCCTGCTCACCGGTGTCACTACCATCGGCTCGTATCCAAGCAAGGAAACGGCCAGCGAAACCGCCCGCTACCGCGACGACCTGGGTTACTTCGATACCTTCAACGCCGGGGCCTACTTTGCCTCCGCTACCGCCCCCATCGCCTTCTACCACAAGTCGCGGCTGGTGCCCGGCGTCGAGAAGATACCTCCCGTGCTCACCGCGCTGGTGTCGCACATCGACCTGGGCGGCTACGTGGGCTCCTATGGCAGCCAGGCCGAGCGCACGGTGTTTGCCGCACCGGCCAGTGCGCCGGCCCTGCGGGCAGCGCCCATTATCTGCTATGAATCCATATATGGCGACTTTGTGAGCGAGTATGCCCACAATGGCGCCACGCTACTGGCGCTGTTTACCAACGATGCCTGGTGGCACGACTCGCCGGGCTATCGGCAGCTGCTGCGCTACGGCAGCCTGCGCTGCATCGAAACCCGCCGTGACCTGGCCCGTGCCGCCAACACCGGCTTTACGGGCTTCATCAACCAGAAGGGCGAAATCTTTCAGCTGGAGCCGGCCTGGATACCTACCGCCAGCCGGGGCACCGTGCACCTGAATGATGAGGTGACGTTCTACGCCCGCTTCGGCGAGCTAATCGGGCGCGCCGCGCAGCTGCTGGCCGTGCTGGGGCTGCTGGCTATAGTAGCGTGGACTCTGCGAGTCCGCAGGTTGACTACTAATTCTTAA
- the rsmI gene encoding 16S rRNA (cytidine(1402)-2'-O)-methyltransferase, whose product MPEAAALTLVPTPIGNLEDITLRAIRVLREADLVLCEDTRTSGRLLQHLELKKPLQAYHLHNEHQVVPRLLERLARGERMALVSDAGTPGISDPGFLLVRECLARGLAVECLPGPTALIPALLKSGFGAERFAFEGFLPVKKGRQTRLQELARETRTLIFYESPHRIVKTLTQLAEVFGPERPASVSRELTKLFEETLTAPLGELAATLAARPAIKGEIVLVVEGAKQEKGERSKYNFRDDEASDDGDADDDPAA is encoded by the coding sequence ATGCCCGAAGCCGCTGCCCTTACCCTCGTGCCGACGCCCATCGGCAACCTCGAAGACATTACGCTGCGGGCCATTCGGGTGCTGCGCGAAGCCGATTTGGTGCTCTGCGAAGACACCCGCACCAGTGGGCGCCTGCTCCAGCACCTGGAGTTAAAAAAGCCGCTGCAGGCCTACCATCTGCACAATGAGCACCAGGTAGTGCCGCGCCTGCTCGAGCGCCTGGCCAGGGGCGAGCGTATGGCCCTGGTGAGTGACGCCGGTACGCCGGGCATCTCCGACCCGGGCTTTCTGCTGGTGCGCGAGTGCCTGGCGCGGGGTCTCGCCGTAGAGTGCCTGCCTGGGCCAACGGCCCTCATCCCAGCGCTGCTCAAGTCAGGCTTCGGGGCCGAGCGGTTTGCGTTTGAAGGCTTTTTGCCGGTGAAGAAAGGCCGGCAGACCCGATTGCAGGAGCTGGCGCGCGAAACGCGGACGCTCATTTTTTACGAGTCGCCGCACCGCATCGTCAAAACCCTGACGCAGCTGGCCGAGGTGTTTGGTCCGGAGCGGCCCGCCAGCGTGAGCCGCGAGCTGACCAAGTTGTTTGAGGAAACACTAACCGCCCCGCTCGGTGAGCTGGCGGCGACGCTGGCGGCCCGCCCGGCCATTAAGGGCGAAATTGTACTGGTAGTAGAAGGTGCTAAACAAGAAAAAGGTGAGCGCAGCAAATACAACTTCCGCGACGACGAAGCCTCCGACGACGGTGACGCCGATGACGACCCCGCCGCGTAG
- a CDS encoding 4a-hydroxytetrahydrobiopterin dehydratase — protein MWTEQDNALTRTFRFKDFRTAFSFMTDVAEEAEFQDHHPWWSNEYGTVSFRLCTHSAGLVVTAKDHQLAAAIDKLAAAYQGKELAG, from the coding sequence ATGTGGACCGAACAAGACAATGCCCTGACCCGCACCTTCCGCTTTAAGGACTTCCGGACGGCCTTTAGCTTTATGACTGATGTAGCCGAGGAGGCGGAGTTTCAGGACCATCACCCGTGGTGGAGCAACGAGTATGGTACGGTGAGCTTTCGGCTCTGCACCCATTCGGCCGGGCTCGTGGTTACGGCCAAAGACCATCAGCTGGCAGCAGCTATCGATAAACTGGCGGCTGCCTACCAGGGTAAGGAGCTGGCAGGGTGA
- a CDS encoding metallophosphoesterase — MARRFAATDLHGCLRTFRYLVEEELRLRPADTLYLLGDYVNKGPSSGGLLAYLMQLQAAGYQVHCLRGNHEQELLDAAHGHAKKTWLTEPERALTLASFGIASVGEIPVKYLSWLARLPYELELPDFMLVHAGYNFALPPAEMHRDFDTMLTTKSFAYDPSRLAGKRLLHGHVPKPLADIKTQVAARAGAIGLDAGAVYRLNPELRHLAALNLDSWQLHAVENRELAYPIARR; from the coding sequence ATGGCCCGCCGCTTCGCTGCCACCGACCTGCACGGCTGCCTGCGCACTTTCCGCTACCTGGTGGAAGAAGAGCTACGCCTGCGCCCCGCCGATACCTTGTACCTGCTGGGCGACTACGTAAACAAAGGCCCCAGCAGTGGCGGGCTGCTGGCCTACCTGATGCAGCTGCAAGCCGCTGGCTACCAAGTACACTGCCTGCGCGGCAACCATGAGCAGGAGCTCCTCGACGCAGCACACGGCCACGCCAAAAAAACGTGGCTTACCGAGCCCGAGCGCGCCCTGACACTGGCCAGCTTCGGCATAGCAAGCGTTGGCGAAATACCCGTAAAATACCTGAGCTGGCTAGCCAGGCTACCTTACGAGCTGGAGCTACCCGACTTCATGCTGGTGCACGCGGGCTACAATTTTGCCCTGCCGCCCGCCGAAATGCACCGTGATTTTGACACGATGCTCACTACCAAGAGCTTCGCGTATGACCCTTCGCGGCTGGCCGGCAAGCGCCTGCTGCACGGCCACGTGCCCAAGCCTTTGGCCGACATCAAGACCCAGGTGGCCGCCCGTGCCGGTGCCATCGGCCTCGATGCGGGCGCCGTGTATCGGCTCAACCCCGAGCTGCGCCACCTAGCAGCCCTCAATCTGGACAGCTGGCAGCTGCACGCGGTTGAAAACCGCGAGCTGGCCTACCCTATTGCGCGGCGCTGA
- a CDS encoding serine hydroxymethyltransferase yields MQATASTSATTAVYDTAIFDLIAQERQRQTHGLELIASENYVSDQVMLAQGSILTNKYAEGLPGKRYYGGCEVVDQVEQLAIDRVKELFGVAWANVQPHSGAQANAAVMLACLNPGDKILGFDLSHGGHLTHGSPVNFSGKLYQPSFYGVEKETGLIDWDKVVDTARRERPKMIICGASAYSRDWNYAALRRAADEVGALLLADISHPAGLIAKGLLNNPFAHCHIVTTTTHKTLRGPRGGLIMLGQDFDNPFGLKTPKGDIRPMSALLDSGVFPGTQGGPLEHVIAAKAVAFGEALSSGYTTYVQQVQKNAQALAKELLSRGYDIISGGTDNHLLLIDLRSKGLTGKLAENTLVQADITINKNMVPFDDKSPFVTSGIRIGSAAVTTRGLVEADMTRIVELIDEALTHHADASRITGVRHQVNEWMQAYPLFQA; encoded by the coding sequence ATGCAAGCCACTGCCTCCACCTCCGCTACTACCGCCGTGTACGACACTGCCATTTTCGACCTCATCGCGCAGGAGCGCCAGCGCCAGACCCACGGCCTGGAGCTGATTGCCTCCGAAAACTACGTCTCCGACCAGGTGATGCTGGCCCAGGGCTCCATTCTCACCAATAAGTACGCCGAGGGCTTGCCCGGCAAGCGCTACTACGGTGGCTGCGAAGTAGTTGACCAGGTCGAGCAGCTGGCCATCGACCGGGTGAAGGAACTATTTGGCGTGGCCTGGGCCAATGTGCAGCCCCACTCGGGCGCGCAGGCCAACGCGGCCGTGATGCTGGCCTGCCTCAACCCCGGCGATAAGATTCTGGGCTTCGACCTCAGCCACGGTGGCCACCTCACGCACGGCTCGCCCGTCAATTTTTCGGGCAAGCTTTACCAGCCCAGCTTTTATGGGGTTGAAAAAGAGACCGGCCTCATCGACTGGGATAAAGTGGTGGACACGGCCCGCCGCGAACGCCCCAAGATGATTATCTGCGGAGCCTCAGCCTACTCGCGCGACTGGAACTACGCCGCCCTGCGCCGTGCCGCCGACGAAGTAGGAGCCCTGCTGCTGGCCGACATTTCGCACCCGGCTGGCCTCATTGCCAAGGGCTTGCTCAACAACCCGTTTGCACATTGCCACATCGTCACTACCACCACGCACAAAACCCTGCGGGGCCCGCGCGGCGGCCTCATCATGCTGGGCCAGGATTTTGATAATCCGTTCGGTCTGAAAACGCCGAAAGGCGACATCCGGCCCATGTCGGCCCTGCTCGACTCGGGCGTGTTTCCCGGCACCCAGGGCGGGCCGCTCGAGCATGTTATCGCGGCCAAGGCCGTGGCCTTCGGCGAAGCGCTCAGCAGCGGCTATACCACGTATGTGCAGCAGGTACAGAAGAATGCGCAGGCACTGGCCAAGGAGCTGCTAAGCCGGGGCTACGACATTATTTCGGGCGGCACCGACAACCACTTGCTGCTCATCGACCTGCGCTCGAAGGGCCTTACCGGCAAGCTGGCCGAAAATACCCTGGTGCAGGCCGATATCACCATTAACAAGAATATGGTGCCTTTCGACGATAAGTCGCCTTTCGTGACGAGCGGCATCCGAATTGGCTCGGCGGCCGTAACTACCCGCGGCCTGGTCGAAGCCGACATGACGCGCATCGTGGAATTAATTGACGAAGCCCTCACCCATCACGCTGACGC